From the genome of Sphingobium aromaticiconvertens, one region includes:
- a CDS encoding type IV secretory system conjugative DNA transfer family protein, protein MMAGPLVGGNWGIGWVRAIVGAFVVCLVVQYLVGKLLPEVLASIIAWGAFALVMVAVWRINSRAGRNELLGSARFGSRDDVRGLESGDGDLLIGRSAKSGKLLRYGGPAHLLTMAPTRSGKGVGTIIPNLLTLDRSVICIDPKGENARVTARARAAKGKVWCLDPFEVSGQPPARYNPLDRLDPASLDLAEDAMTLADALVHDPAGQGGEAHWNEEAKALIAGLILYTVVHEDSEHRTLATVREYLTLAPKAFADLLTLMQDSRGAGGLIARAANRQLGKSDREAAGVLSSAQRHTHFLDSPRIVASMAASDFTFAGLKEGVSTVFLCLPPDRLDAYARWLRLLVAQALTDMARSPVKPARPVLFLLDEFAALGRLEPVERAMGLMAGYGLQLWPILQDMHQLRALYGERAGTFMSNAGVFQAFGVNDLATAELLSKTLGQETLEYQTAGYSQGSRIGGAKLTQSASTHISARNLMNPDEIMRMPPTDQLASPQGLFARQRFLGHKRNMGYATRFNRAIGSLSGWNSPAGSRLACSQR, encoded by the coding sequence ATGATGGCAGGCCCATTGGTCGGGGGCAATTGGGGGATAGGATGGGTTCGCGCGATCGTCGGCGCATTTGTCGTGTGCCTGGTCGTGCAATATCTGGTCGGCAAGCTGCTGCCGGAAGTTCTCGCCAGCATCATCGCCTGGGGCGCGTTCGCCCTGGTGATGGTCGCGGTCTGGCGGATTAACAGCCGTGCCGGTCGCAACGAGCTGCTCGGCTCGGCCCGCTTCGGATCGCGGGACGATGTGCGTGGCTTGGAATCCGGTGACGGCGATCTGCTCATCGGTCGATCGGCCAAATCGGGCAAGCTGCTCCGCTATGGTGGACCCGCCCACCTGCTGACGATGGCCCCGACGCGAAGCGGCAAGGGCGTCGGCACCATCATCCCCAATCTGCTGACCCTCGACCGCTCGGTGATCTGCATCGACCCCAAGGGCGAGAACGCCCGCGTCACCGCCAGGGCGCGCGCCGCCAAGGGCAAGGTCTGGTGCCTCGACCCGTTCGAGGTGTCAGGGCAACCCCCTGCCCGCTATAATCCGCTCGACCGGCTCGACCCGGCCAGCCTTGATCTGGCCGAAGATGCGATGACGCTGGCCGACGCCCTGGTCCATGATCCAGCGGGGCAAGGTGGCGAGGCCCATTGGAACGAGGAAGCCAAGGCGCTGATCGCCGGGCTGATCCTCTATACCGTCGTCCATGAGGACAGCGAGCATCGCACCCTGGCGACGGTGCGGGAGTATCTGACCCTCGCCCCCAAGGCGTTCGCCGATCTGCTTACCCTGATGCAGGACAGCCGCGGCGCCGGTGGCCTGATCGCCCGCGCCGCTAACCGGCAGCTCGGCAAGTCCGATCGCGAGGCCGCAGGCGTGTTGTCGTCGGCCCAGCGCCATACTCATTTTCTCGACAGCCCCCGGATCGTCGCCAGCATGGCCGCGTCAGACTTCACGTTCGCGGGGTTGAAAGAGGGGGTTTCCACGGTGTTTTTGTGCCTACCCCCTGACCGGCTCGATGCCTATGCGCGCTGGTTGCGGCTGTTGGTCGCCCAGGCGCTCACCGACATGGCGCGATCGCCGGTTAAACCGGCACGGCCCGTCCTGTTCCTGCTCGATGAGTTCGCCGCCCTGGGCAGGCTCGAACCCGTCGAGCGCGCCATGGGCCTGATGGCCGGATATGGATTGCAGCTCTGGCCGATCTTGCAGGACATGCACCAGTTGCGCGCCCTCTATGGCGAGCGCGCGGGCACCTTCATGTCGAATGCCGGGGTGTTCCAGGCGTTCGGGGTGAACGACCTCGCCACCGCCGAACTGCTATCGAAAACGCTGGGGCAGGAAACCCTCGAATATCAGACGGCGGGCTATTCCCAGGGCAGCAGGATCGGCGGGGCCAAGCTCACCCAATCGGCCAGCACCCATATCAGCGCCCGAAACCTCATGAACCCCGACGAAATCATGCGGATGCCGCCCACCGACCAATTGGCGTCACCTCAAGGTTTGTTCGCCAGACAACGATTTCTCGGACATAAGCGGAACATGGGCTACGCTACACGCTTCAACCGCGCCATTGGCTCGTTGAGTGGGTGGAATTCACCTGCTGGAAGTCGCCTGGCCTGCTCCCAGAGGTAA